From the Borreliella afzelii genome, one window contains:
- the bdr gene encoding Bdr family repetitive protein, with the protein MNNLAYRTYNIESIKNEFLNIGFSEEAIDFVFLHNDNYSFEYLKEKIIDVEKTLRKDISNLDAKIDTVEKNLNYKIDSLNTKIDSVNTKIDFVEKNLQKDLCILNAKIDNVEKNLDTKIDNVEKNLDTKIDNEVKNLRKDLNMGNRLIHFMILTAAILGPILNALFMKYLQFIK; encoded by the coding sequence ATGAATAATTTAGCTTATAGAACATACAATATAGAAAGTATAAAAAATGAGTTTTTAAACATAGGGTTTAGTGAGGAGGCAATAGATTTTGTTTTTCTTCATAATGATAATTACAGCTTTGAATATTTAAAAGAGAAAATAATTGATGTAGAAAAGACTTTACGAAAAGATATATCTAATTTAGATGCTAAGATTGATACTGTAGAAAAGAATTTAAACTATAAAATAGATAGTTTGAATACCAAAATAGATAGTGTAAATACCAAGATAGATTTTGTAGAAAAAAATTTACAAAAAGATTTATGTATTTTAAATGCTAAGATAGACAATGTAGAAAAGAATTTAGATACCAAGATAGACAATGTAGAAAAGAATTTAGATACTAAGATAGACAATGAAGTAAAGAATTTGAGAAAAGATCTTAATATGGGAAACAGGCTAATACATTTTATGATATTAACAGCTGCAATTCTAGGCCCAATATTAAATGCTTTATTTATGAAATATTTACAATTCATTAAATAA
- a CDS encoding chromosome replication/partitioning protein gives MDIVVNKRNLEVLNEREERYKNLKQRLKSSFQQEIYYKMEVIKILKEIKDNEYYKLDGYRTFEDFIKDYHLARSQAYDYLKIANAIEEGVLEEAYVIENGVTKTIAFLRKSPGVLKKSKQNPIKPLRFQLKTQESYDFYKSNAKFTSFMMHEIFENQKDLIKKLLKKYEELKG, from the coding sequence ATGGATATAGTAGTTAACAAAAGAAATTTAGAAGTATTGAATGAAAGAGAAGAGCGTTACAAAAATTTAAAGCAAAGATTAAAATCTAGCTTTCAACAAGAAATTTATTATAAAATGGAAGTTATTAAGATATTAAAAGAGATAAAAGATAACGAATATTATAAATTAGATGGATATAGAACATTTGAAGATTTTATTAAGGATTATCACTTAGCAAGAAGTCAAGCATATGATTATTTAAAAATAGCAAATGCAATAGAAGAAGGTGTTTTAGAAGAGGCTTATGTAATAGAAAATGGTGTTACAAAAACAATTGCGTTTTTAAGAAAATCACCTGGTGTTTTAAAAAAATCTAAACAAAACCCAATAAAACCTTTAAGATTCCAACTGAAAACTCAAGAAAGTTATGATTTCTACAAAAGTAATGCAAAATTTACAAGTTTTATGATGCATGAGATTTTTGAAAATCAAAAAGATTTGATTAAGAAGCTTTTAAAGAAATATGAAGAATTAAAGGGATAA